One Brassica oleracea var. oleracea cultivar TO1000 chromosome C7, BOL, whole genome shotgun sequence genomic window carries:
- the LOC106301776 gene encoding uncharacterized protein LOC106301776 isoform X2, producing MARRSGDCMRCLVIFAVVSALLVCGPALYWKFNKGFVGSSTRRNSMCPPCVCDCPPPVSLLGIAPGLANLSDCGGDDLELKQEMEKQFVDLLTEELKLREAVADEHSRHMNVTLGEAKRAASQYQKEAEKCNAATEICESARERAEALLIKEWKITSLWEKRARQSGWEGE from the exons ATGGCGCGTCGGTCCGGAGATTGCATGAGATGTCTTGTGATCTTCGCGGTGGTATCTGCTCTACTAGTGTGTGGACCTGCGCTTTATTGGAAATTCAACAAAGGTTTCGTTGGATCATCCACTCGTAGAAACTCTATGTGTCCTCCTTGCGTCTGTGATTGCCCACCTCCTGTCTCTCTCCTCGGGATTGCTCCTG GCCTTGCAAATCTCTCAG ATTGTGGAGGTGATGATTTAGAGCTCAAACAGGAAATGGAGAAGCAGTTTGTGGACCTTCTGACCGAGGAGCTTAAGCTTCGAGAAGCAGTTGCAGATGAGCATAGCCGTCATATGAATGTTACCCTTGGAGAAGCTAAAAGAGCTGCGTCTCAGTATCAAAAGGAAGCTGAGAAATGCAATGCGGCTACTGAGATCTGTGAGTCAGCTAGGGAGAGAGCTGAAGCTTTGTTGATCAAGGAGTGGAAGATCACTTCTTTGTGGGAGAAGAGAGCTCGTCAATCAGGCTGGGAAGGTGAATAA
- the LOC106301775 gene encoding alpha/beta hydrolase domain-containing protein 17B, translating into MGNVTSNVAAKFAFFPPEPPTYRVTDDEETGKLVLSGVSQDKNMEVHQLTTKSGNKVVATFWRHPFARFTLLYSHGNAADLGQMVELFIELRAHLRVNIMSYDYSGYGASTGKPSEFNTYYDIEAVYNCLRSDYGIKQEEIILYGQSVGSGPTLHMASRLKRLRGVVLHSAILSGIRVLYPVKMTLWFDIFKNIDKIRHVNSQVLVIHGTKDEIVDFSHGKRLWELAKEKYDPLWVKGGGHCNLETYPEYIKHLRKYINAMEKLSLTNPPPKELTNEPSITETKHNRCLRFRKR; encoded by the exons ATGGGTAATGTGACATCAAACGTGGCGGCAAAGTTTGCCTTCTTCCCTCCAGAGCCTCCAACGTACCGTGTAACGGACGACGAAGAGACAGGGAAGCTGGTCTTGTCCGGAGTCTCGCAAGACAAGAACATGGAAGTCCATCAGCTCACCACAAAGTCTGGTAACAAAGTCGTTGCCACGTTCTGGAGACACCCTTTTGCGAGATTCACGCTTCTCTATTCTCATGGCAACGCAGCTGATCTTGGTCAAATGGTTGAGCTCTTCATTGAGCTCCGTGCTCATCTCCGCGTCAACATCATGAG TTATGATTATTCAGGATATGGAGCTTCAACAGGAAAG CCGTCTGAATTCAACACATACTATGACATAGAGGCAGTGTACAACTGCTTGAGAAGCGATTATGGGATCAAGCAAGAGGAGATTATTCTGTACGGACAGTCTGTAGGAAGCGGGCCAACGTTGCACATGGCTTCAAGGTTGAAGAGGCTGAGAGGAGTTGTTCTCCACAGCGCCATTCTCTCTGGCATTAGAGTCTTGTATCCTGTCAAAATGACTCTCTGGTTCGATATCTTCAAG AACATAGACAAGATTCGCCATGTCAACTCCCAAGTTCTTGTCATACAT GGCACAAAGGATGAGATTGTGGATTTTTCGCACGGGAAGCGATTGTGGGAGCTGGCTAAGGAGAAGTATGATCCGTTGTGGGTGAAAGGAGGAGGTCATTGCAACCTGGAGACTTACCCCGAGTACATCAAGCACCTGCGCAAGTACATAAACGCAATGGAGAAGCTCTCTCTAACCAATCCACCGCCTAAAGAGCTAACTAATGAGCCTAGTATCACCGAGACTAAGCACAACCGGTGCTTGAGATTTAGGAAAAGGTAG
- the LOC106301776 gene encoding uncharacterized protein LOC106301776 isoform X1, whose product MARRSGDCMRCLVIFAVVSALLVCGPALYWKFNKGFVGSSTRRNSMCPPCVCDCPPPVSLLGIAPGLANLSGTDCGGDDLELKQEMEKQFVDLLTEELKLREAVADEHSRHMNVTLGEAKRAASQYQKEAEKCNAATEICESARERAEALLIKEWKITSLWEKRARQSGWEGE is encoded by the exons ATGGCGCGTCGGTCCGGAGATTGCATGAGATGTCTTGTGATCTTCGCGGTGGTATCTGCTCTACTAGTGTGTGGACCTGCGCTTTATTGGAAATTCAACAAAGGTTTCGTTGGATCATCCACTCGTAGAAACTCTATGTGTCCTCCTTGCGTCTGTGATTGCCCACCTCCTGTCTCTCTCCTCGGGATTGCTCCTG GCCTTGCAAATCTCTCAGGTACAG ATTGTGGAGGTGATGATTTAGAGCTCAAACAGGAAATGGAGAAGCAGTTTGTGGACCTTCTGACCGAGGAGCTTAAGCTTCGAGAAGCAGTTGCAGATGAGCATAGCCGTCATATGAATGTTACCCTTGGAGAAGCTAAAAGAGCTGCGTCTCAGTATCAAAAGGAAGCTGAGAAATGCAATGCGGCTACTGAGATCTGTGAGTCAGCTAGGGAGAGAGCTGAAGCTTTGTTGATCAAGGAGTGGAAGATCACTTCTTTGTGGGAGAAGAGAGCTCGTCAATCAGGCTGGGAAGGTGAATAA
- the LOC106305866 gene encoding U3 small nucleolar RNA-associated protein 20: MATPADARAVKSLNTSGGRKKFVFKNLAQKVNEIDISGFFKSLEKVKPEPSEGSSFFRDCLVELRELNTAEDFISFYEEMLPFVQTLPLVIEQKEIIFTKLVSRLQMDARLSLDAILRLIAALSRDLLEDFIPFLPRIVNSLVALLENGGKKDADIIKQIFSSWCEILMNLQKYLVRDIEGILRDTLDLRYHPKDYINELMSESMSFLLRNARNEQLEKGINRILSEVADPAKQDGAVDLLYYAMRGTSGSLHSKAGRVLSFLLKDSTLSFCDNSPQGAGTVVGVVSSTLERLCEDLEADKLNVMWKCLIQEINESIKNKNSVHLSRLLSVLTAAVRVQKGLKVHDYPSLIRLVGLIVSTFVASSETVVEGDNLSAVIDEVLQLMLCTINRVTDLETVASQWAPIFAVKRSSLLTFLEELLNKDQSVVKAFTNNILSAINNMIWESSEEVIPLLLTFCENQLTSHDRVTIVDQTFEKIHEFLEENIKKVRQNIENTGLSQTDDAELASIWGVVNCYPYFKVDSSLLISFKDTLRQHLTVPDANSSSAPELMWQSLLGAALSSCHKLPRRINHNDIEEALSMAKDYKSCVQVLTPVADFLDSMHRLALGNDDRSKPQPELQEEKAKDAFGIFSENLRHPNKCIRLMTLRILCHFETFSSDSSSEEHPPKKKMKTEETKKPLHERNVLELLRSIEEIVPTVNTEGELITMIHEIKRNLSAGLVHAAYLQLVLNGLMGIFHISYTKLWGPASECLEVLLRNHTVTVWSDFVCYLDQCQLKSEKLDNHSENPNHNLSERPTDLIGRFNLFLCPPSNSTTTATVATQLLQTLQKVPKVAQSHASEILPRLLKFLGYNIENPTSVGLFNAQVCKGDDWRNVLKQWLTLLKLMKNPKSFQFSEFLNNVLQNRFLDDNDAELQTIVLECLLLWNDFLLPHREHLLKLIKPEELREELTTSNMSVDIEEAHKSLLFSLEIRILAPKVRTLKNLASRKHTSINHRKAVLRFIAERDVDDLALFFVLLIKPLNIISEETMDLFWSSGKASLDYFQKADFLKDFTGDTISTLSKNQKSGFLHVIQDILEVFDELRVRPFIDFLMGCVVRLMVNYEERNIASLTPRNDTAASSTPDNKENVSVHQDQAGTALKQFKELRSLCLKIIAHVLDKYEDSDLGSEFWDLFFSAVNPLIKNFKQEGSSSEKTSSLFSCFLSMSRNRNLVTLLCREESLIPDICSILTVTTASDAIKSSALKFIENLLCLDSELHEDDSMIKGFLDPYIETLFSSLHSLFIGDINKRKSIKYHGEREIRILKLLSKHMGDQSCAMKYLEVLLSFLDKNVKDSDIRREALLAIQDITSLLGTESVTKIINKVSPLLVDAEVDVRLCICDLLESLAKIDFSLDDVAKRIRDMNSISVMEVDDLDYERIVNAYVEIDSDFFAKSSKQHTMIILSQSLYNLSSESIMLRGSAHKLLSSFIEFSASILCQEASAHSGAGKEVKIADASWTGKHTLSIVDFILKHIADAVSKGGNIVKEWILLIREMVTKLPDAGNLGAFRPLCSEDENIDFFKSIIHIQSHRRAKAISRFAKVVGDSSLPEGVLRKLFVAVFFHMLLDGQDVKEKENNVRNACTEALASVSAHMSWKSYYALLNRCFREMHNHTKKGKLLLRLICLILDKFHFTEDGGYRQEEIEGIHKSLQTVFGKMQKLMDSESDNVNVNSSVAALKVLKLLPKDVMDDYLSPIIKRIATFTKNRLESTRGEARSALVACLKELGLEYLQVVIKSLRDILKRGSELHVLGYTVHSILSKCLSKPTCGKLDHCLDDLLAVVETDIFGVVAEQKDVDKFKSKMKETGKSMSFETLKLISENVTFREHALKLLSPVTAQLRWHLTPKIKPDLVKMLQHIAVGIEGNPSVDQVDLFVFIYGCVDDGINNRNGLGDQGSSPPSKKKRKSRDETVGLISGAMSCPHLITVFALDLLQNRLKKIKLHNTDKELLGKLDSFIRLLTECLRSKYEEIVSSALRCFTSLIWFPLPSLMSGAEELKTSLLTIAQSAVDSSSSLVRSCLKLLTTLLGNKNITLSQEQLKLVIRFPMFADLESDPSFVAFSLLKAIVKRKLVVPEIYDVALQVSELLVKSQLDSIQKKCKEILLQFLVHYPLSEKRLQQHVEFLLQNLRYEHPTGREAVLDMLYALILKFSDRGKESVLDSQWRTMLIKLAPCLGTDTNKQVLSRIGSVITLLINCISEDQVGSVISVCLCWYKQQRVQAVAAQVLGFIIDAKRNQFQKHIHNTLEDAKVIMESALSASSLHNVEEGVIPFWKEAYHSLIMIEKMVGQFPYLKLKKDLEDVWKMVFKFLLHPHAWLRSKSCRLLNYYFKALARRKRAESQIVVSDSLLENPSSLFSVAVSLCSQLKELPTTGDDIEDLLIENIVFAVSSLHSLIGHSVQATDDGFWSSLGEDEQVVFLKAFEVLDSGKGRSTFLSLTSGKRTDNGEEEDAASGVRNVLIGSLLKRLGKVALDTESVQMKIVFNVYKAFTSQMNQEECRLYAYKILLPLYKVCEGFTGKIISDESKQLAEEVRDSIRDNTLGNQLFVEVYSEIRKSLRNKREKRKREEKTMAVVNPERNAKRKLRLASKNKANKRRRMTSMKLSRWARS, encoded by the exons CTTCCTTCCACGGATAGTGAACTCCTTAGTGGCACTCCTAGAAAATGGTGGCAAGAAAGACGCGGATATTATCAAGCAG ATATTCTCTTCATGGTGCGAGATATTAATGAATCTGCAGAAGTATCTAGTACGCGACATCGAAGGTATTCTCAG GGATACGTTGGACTTGAGGTATCATCCCAAAGACTACATCAATGAATTAATGTCAGAGTCTATGTCATTTTTGTTGAGGAATGCGCGGAATGAGCAACTTGAAAAAG GGATCAACAGGATCCTTTCCGAAGTTGCAGATCCAGCCAAACAAGATGGAGCAGTTGATTTACTTTATTATGCTATGAGAGGAACCTCTGGAAGTCTCCATTCAAAAGCCGGGAGAGTTCTCAGTTTCTTGCTGAAAGATTCAACATTATCTTTTTGTGATAATTCTCCTCAAG GCGCTGGTACAGTCGTGGGAGTTGTTAGTTCCACTTTGGAGAGATTATGCGAGGATTTGGAAGCAGACAAATTAAATGTGATGTGGAAGTGCTTGATTCAAGAAATAAACGAATCGATCAAAAACAAAAACTCTGTTCATTTAAGCCGACTGTTGAGTGTGCTTACTGCAGCTGTCAGGGTTCAGAAAGGTCTCAAGGTTCATG ATTACCCATCTTTGATTCGACTTGTGGGCCTCATTGTGTCAACTTTTGTGGCTTCCTCTGAGACCGTTGTAGAAGGGGATAACCTATCTGCTGTCATTGATGAAGTTCTGCAACTGATGTTATGCACAATAAACAGAGTCACTGATTTGGAAACTGTTGCTTCGCAATGGGCTCCCATTTTTGCCGTGAAGCGTTCAAG TTTGCTGACTTTTCTGGAGGAGTTGTTGAACAAGGATCAATCGGTAGTGAAAGCCTTTACAAACAATATATTAAG TGCAATCAACAATATGATTTGGGAGTCTTCTGAGGAAGTTATTCCTCTGTTACTAACATTTTGCGAGAACCAACTAACAAGTCACGACAGAGTGACCATCGTAGATCAAACATTTGAGAAAATTCATGAGTTTCTGGAAGAAAATATCAAGAAGGTTCGACAGAACATAGAGAACACTGGATTATCTCAAACTGATGATGCCGAGTTGGCTTCCATTTGGGGAGTTGTCAACTGTTACCCTTATTTCAAAGTGGATTCGTCATTACTGATTTCCTTTAAGGATACTCTCAGACAGCATTTGACAGTGCCGGATG CAAACTCGTCTAGTGCCCCAGAATTGATGTGGCAGAGCTTACTTGGTGCTGCTTTGAGTTCATGTCACAAACTGCCGAGAAGAATCAACCACAACGATATAGAGGAAGCATTGTCTATGGCTAAAGATTACAAGTCATGCGTACAAGTGTTGACCCCCGTGGCCGATTTTTTGGACTCAATGCACAG GCTTGCGTTAGGTAATGATGACAGGTCTAAGCCACAACCAGAACTTCAAGAAGAAAAGGCTAAAGATGCTTTTGGCATATTTTCGGAAAATTTGCGCCACCCAAACAAATGCATCCGTCTTATGACGCTGAGGATTTTGTGCCATTTTGAAACATTTTCGTCCGACTCTTCTTCTGAAGAGCATCCTCCCAAGAAGAAAATGAAAACTGAGGAGACCAAAAAACCCCTTCATGAAAGGAAT GTTCTTGAGTTATTACGCTCAATCGAAGAGATTGTTCCCACAGTGAATACGGAGGGGGAGTTGATCACTATGATTCATGAAATAAAAAGGAATCTCTCTGCTGGCTTGGTACATGCGGCATATTTGCAGCTAGTATTGAATGGGCTGATGGGAATATTTCATATTAGTTATACTAAGCTGTGGGGTCCAGCATCTGAGTGTCTTGAGGTTCTTCTGAGGAATCACACAGTAACTGTATGGAGTGATTTTGTTTGCTATTTGGACCAGTGCCAGCTAAAATCTGAGAAACTCGACAATCATAGTGAGAATCCGAACCACAACTTGTCAGAGAGGCCTACTG ATCTGATTGGCCGTTTTAATTTATTTCTCTGTCCGCCGTCTAATAGCACAACTACTGCAACGGTGGCTACGCAGTTGCTCCAGACCTTGCAGAAAGTTCCCAAAGTTGCTCAGTCCCACGCTTCTGAGATTCTCCCTCGGTTGCTGAAGTTTCTGGGATACAACATTGAAAATCCTACGAG TGTCGGATTATTCAATGCGCAAGTTTGTAAAGGAGATGATTGGAGGAATGTTCTTAAACAGTGGTTGACTTTGCTGAAATTGATGAAAAACCCTAAGTCGTTTCAGTTCAGCGAATTTCTAAACAACGTTCTGCAGAATAG ATTCCTGGACGATAATGATGCTGAACTACAAACCATTGTTCTAGAGTGCCTTCTGTTGTGGAACGACTTCTTACTCCCACACCGCGAGCATTTGTTGAAACTGATCAAACCAGAGGAATTAAGAGAAGAACTCACAACCTCGAACATGTCCGTAGACATTGAAGAAGCTCACAAATCTCTTCTTTTCTCTCTTGAAATTCGCATCCTTGCGCCAAAAGTCAGGACATTAAAGAATTTGGCTTCACGGAAG CATACAAGTATAAATCACCGGAAGGCAGTTCTTCGCTTTATAGCTGAGCGGGATGTTGATGACCTTGCCCTCTTTTTTGTATTGTTGATAAAGCCTTTGAACATCATATCAGAGGAAACAATGGACTTGTTCTGGAGTTCAGGCAAAGCTTCGCTGGATTATTTCCAAAAGGCGGATTTCTTGAAGGATTTCACTGGTGATACTATTTCTACATTATCCAAGAATCAGAAATCTGGGTTTCTTCATGTCATCCAAGACATCCTTGAAGTCTTTGATGAGCTCCGTGTCCGACCTTTTATAGACTTTTTGATGGGATGTGTTGTCCGGCTAATGGTAAACTATGAAGAAAGAAACATTGCATCATTGACACCAAGAAATGACACTGCCGCCTCATCAACCCCAGACAATAAAGAGAATGTTTCAGTTCATCAAGACCAG GCTGGCACTGCTTTGAAGCAGTTTAAAGAGTTGAGATCATTATGTCTGAAAATTATTGCTCATGTTCTTGATAAATACGAGGATTCTGATCTTGGTTCCGAGTTCTGGGACCTCTTCTTTTCGGCAGTAAATCCGTTAATTAAAAATTTCAAGCAGGAGGGTTCTAGTAGTGAGAAAACAAGTTCCTTGTTCTCATGCTTCTTGTCAATGAGTAGAAACCGCAATCTCGTGACCCTCTTATGTCGGGAAGAGTCTCTTATTCCAGACATTTGTTCGATTCTGACAGTCACCACGGCTTCAGACGCTATAAAGTCGTCTGCACTCAAGTTCATAGAGAATCTGCTTTGTCTTGACAGTGAGTTGCATGAGGATGACAGTATGATCAAAGGCTTCTTAGATCCGTACATAGAAACACTGTTCAGCAGCTTGCATTCTCTTTTCATTGGGGATATTAACAAAAG GAAATCAATCAAGTATCATGGGGAAAGAGAGATTAGGATTCTTAAATTGTTGTCAAAGCACATGGGAGATCAGTCTTGTGCTATGAAGTATTTGGAAGTCTTACTTTCTTTCTTGGATAAAAACGTGAAAGATTCTG ATATCCGTCGTGAGGCTTTGCTAGCCATTCAGGACATCACATCGTTGCTTGGGACTGAGAGTGTCACCAAAATTATAAACAAAGTCTCTCCTCTACTTGTTGACGCTGAAGTTGACGTTAGATTATGCATTTGTGATCTTCTTGAATCTCTTGCAAAAATCGACTTTTCTCTGGATGATGTG GCAAAGCGCATCCGAGATATGAATTCCATCTCAGTCATGGAAGTTGATGATCTTGACTATGAAAGGATAGTTAATGCTTATGTGGAGATTGACTCGGATTTCTTTGCTAAATCCTCGAAGCAGCACACGATGATTATACTGTCACAAAGTTTATACAACTTATCATCGGAATCCATTATGTTAAGGGGAAGCGCACATAAGCTCTTGTCATCTTTCATTGAATTTTCGGCCTCAATACTATGCCAAGAAGCTTCAGCTCACTCTGGCGCTGGCAAAGAGGTCAAAATAGCTGATGCAAGCTGGACAGGAAAGCATACACTGTCCATTGTGGATTTTATCTTGAAACACATTGCTGATGCAGTAAGCAAAGGAGGCAATATAGTAAAG GAGTGGATTCTTTTGATACGTGAAATGGTGACAAAACTCCCGGATGCCGGAAATCTTGGTGCATTTAGACCTTTATGCTCTGAAGATGAGAATATTGATTTTTTTAAATCTATTATTCACATTCAG TCACACCGTAGAGCAAAGGCGATTTCACGTTTCGCAAAAGTGGTCGGAGATAGCAGCCTGCCTGAG GGAGTCTTGAGAAAACTGTTTGTCGCTGTCTTTTTCCACATGTTGCTCGATGGACAAGATGTAAAAGAAAAAGAGAACAATGTCCGTAATGCATGCACAGAGGCCCTTGCATCTGTATCGGCACATATGAGTTGGAAGTCGTACTATGCTCTATTGAATCGGTGTTTCCGTGAGATGCACAATCATACCAAAAAGGGAAAGCTTCTGCTGCGGCTTATCTGCTTGATTTTGGATAAATTTCATTTTACAGAAGATGGTGGTTACAGGCAAGAGGAGATTGAGGGGATTCATAAAAGCCTTCAAACTGTGTTTGGAAAGATGCAGAAGCTGATGGATTCTGAGTCTGACAATGTTAATGTTAACAGCAGTGTGGCTGCGCTGAAGGTTCTAAAGCTGCTTCCCAAAGACGTAATGGACGATTATCTGTCCCCTATAATTAAGAGGATTGCCACTTTTACGAAGAACCGGTTGGAGAGCACACGTGGTGAAGCCAGATCTGCTCTGGTTGCTTGTTTGAAGGAATTGGGGCTCGAGTACTTGCAGGTTGTCATCAAAAGTTTACGTGATATCCTGAAACGAGGATCTGAGTTGCACGTGCTGGGATACACCGTCCATTCTATCTTATCGAAGTGCTTGTCCAAACCTACGTGTGGGAAGTTGGATCATTGTTTGGATGATCTCCTTGCTGTGGTTGAAACCGATATCTTTGGAGTGGTTGCTGAACAGAAAGATGTGGATAAATTCAAATCCAAAATGAAAGAGACAGGAAAAAGCATGTCATTCGAGACTCTGAAGTTGATTTCTGAAAATGTAACGTTCAGAGAACATGCATTGAAATTACTGTCTCCGGTCACTGCTCAGCTGCGGTGGCATCTAACTCCAAAGATAAAACCAGATCTGGTGAAGATGTTACAACACATTGCAGTTGGTATTGAAGGCAATCCATCTGTTGACCAAGTAGATCTTTTTGTTTTTATATATGGTTGTGTTGATGATGGCATTAACAACAGAAATGGTCTTGGAGATCAAGGGTCTTCTCCCCCATCCAAAAAGAAAAGGAAATCAAGAGATGAGACTGTTGGGTTGATTTCTGGTGCTATGTCTTGTCCACATCTTATAACAGTGTTTGCTCTGGACTTACTGCAAAACAGACTGAAGAAAATTAAACTCCACAACACTGATAAAGAGCTGCTGGGGAAGTTAGATTCGTTTATTAGACTACTTACTGAATGCTTGCGTTCTAAGTATGAAGAGATTGTCTCATCAGCCCTTAGATGTTTCACTTCGTTAATATGGTTTCCACTGCCTTCCCTCATGTCTGGAGCAGAAGAGTTGAAAACATCATTGTTGACAATTGCTCAGTCTGCAGTGGATTCCAGCAGTTCTCTTGTGCGGTCATGCCTTAAGCTTTTAACAACGCTCCTCGGTAATAAAAACATAACTTTGTCACAGGAGCAGTTAAAGTTGGTGATTCGGTTCCCCATGTTTGCTGATCTGGAGTCCGATCCATCCTTTGTTGCCTTTTCACTCCTCAAGGCCATTGTGAAACGAAAACTTGTGGTTCCAGAGATTTATGACGTTGCACTTCAGGTTTCAGAGTTGTTGGTAAAAAGTCAGCTGGACTCAATCCAAAAGAAATGCAAAGAGATACTGTTACAGTTTTTGGTCCACTACCCACTTTCTGAGAAACGTTTACAGCAACATGTGGAATTTCTGCTGCAAAATCTGAG GTATGAACATCCAACTGGAAGAGAAGCAGTCCTTGACATGCTTTATGCTCTTATCTTGAAATTCTCAGATCGCGGCAAGGAGTCAGTTCTTGACAGCCAGTGGAGAACAATGCTTATTAAGCTTGCTCCGTGTTTGGGCACCGATACTAATAAACAAGTGCTTTCCCGGATCGGTTCTGTGATAACACTTCTGATAAATTGCATCAGTGAAGATCAAGTTGGTTCCGTTATCTCGGTTTGTCTGTGTTGGTATAAGCAGCAGAGGGTACAGGCTGTCGCAGCACAG GTGTTGGGATTTATAATTGACGCTAAGAGGAATCAATTTCAAAAGCATATCCACAATACATTGGAGGATGCCAAAGTGATAATGGAGTCTGCTCTCAGTGCTTCCAGCCTGCATAATGTTGAGGAAGGCGTTATTCCGTTCTGGAAGGAAGCATACCACTCCCTGATTATGATAGAGAAGATGGTCGGGCAATTTCCTTATTTAAAACTCAAAAAAGATTTAGAG GATGTTTGGAAAATGGTATTTAAGTTCTTGTTGCACCCACACGCATGGTTAAGAAGTAAATCCTGCCGGCTACTGAATTATTATTTCAAGGCATTGGCTAGGAGGAAAAGAGCAGAATCTCAGATAGTAGTATCTGATTCTCTTCTTGAGAACCCAAGTAGCCTGTTCTCGGTTGCTGTTTCTCTTTGCTCCCAGTTAAAGGAGCTACCCACCACAGGGGATGACATTGAAGATCTCCTCATAGAAAATATTGTTTTTGCGGTCTCGAGTCTTCATTCCCTGATTGGACATTCTGTTCAAGCAACAGACGATGGGTTCTGGTCCAGTCTTGGCGAGGACGAGCAAGTGGTATTCCTAAAAGCCTTTGAAGTGCTTGATTCGGGTAAGGGAAGGTCTACGTTTCTGTCTCTTACCTCAGGCAAACGTACTGATAACGGCGAGGAGGAGGATGCTGCGAGTGGTGTAAGGAATGTATTGATTGGAAGCTTGCTCAAGAGGCTCGGGAAGGTTGCTCTTGATACGGAGTCTGTTCAG ATGAAGATTGTGTTCAACGTCTACAAAGCATTCACCTCACAGATGAATCAAGAAGAATGTCGTTTATATGCGTACAAAATTCTGCTTCCATTGTACAAAGTCTGCGAAGGTTTCACAGGAAAGATCATCTCAG ATGAGTCTAAACAACTAGCAGAGGAGGTACGAGACAGTATAAGAGACAATACTTTAGGCAACCAACTGTTTGTGGAGGTTTACAGTGAGATAAGGAAAAGTCTGAGAAACAAGAGGGAGAAGAGAAAGAGAGAAGAAAAGACAATGGCAGTGGTGAATCCGGAGAGAAATGCAAAGAGGAAACTGAGGTTAGCTTCAAAGAATAAGGCAAACAAGAGGAGGAGGATGACAAGCATGAAGTTATCTAGATGGGCTCGCTCTTGA